One Coccinella septempunctata chromosome 8, icCocSept1.1, whole genome shotgun sequence genomic window carries:
- the LOC123318931 gene encoding uncharacterized protein LOC123318931, with amino-acid sequence MGFYAEVRHNYGVAMSDALKRWSSLNLKLAAHRNRRIFLLECKRRGLTPKHMSGNMNYLLNSASDAISSRQAQTMRERSLRLIIQFEITVTVTKITRMEDEQSGLWESLEGFLPQEMLSRFKHYQHNKYTRFFTTIKESNLRKVRALSDEQLHKLSPQDRWVRNISSTTIPDRVIKFLALGPKFSVDVPARKIPMSRLLSDIENIISLNDTLSEEGRNFKRAQATNVVTNCIKSGRGTNSIYHNEFFHCMKYLKQHPGLLVVRADKGNVTVLMDKTQYKELVDTLLQDEQYYKQLTRDPTTSMQNKCNAVIKSLVNKGYITQTQGKRLYNYNSVPARFHGLPKIHKPTLTIRPIISCINTPSSKLSVFISDILSKYLSASSSIYFIEDSFSFADLINDFQLPDNYVIISLDVISLFNNISLDLAVSAIESKWQLINNHTTIPKEEFLSIINFLFTSNYFVFDGIFYLQILGSPMGSNSSSPIADIVMDFILDNVLSDVPFHIPFIKKYVDDIICAVPEEQVNYLLEKFNNHHRRVQFTLEKETDRSVPFLDTKVIRLPDNRLILDWYRKPTSSGRYIHYLSNHTHGQKVNLVLGLKNRIRRIAHPSLRTQNLEILFQLMLENGYPRGLLNRLIHSSTHSGQPRNEHRGASTTIDLNLTYASLPLIKGMTNALISLLKTPNIKLIPKPEFKIDRLHSRIKDSVSTFHKSGVIYSVPCSMCNEIYIGQTSQQLKKRLAQHRSDIKNPNKICALADHSRDRDHLMDYEATRVLDCERNGGKRSFLEMYHIKRHPNAMNYRRDVNHISSIYSYLIHFDQVNEGDLSRPRSVSSDGVLSDGSRSGIG; translated from the coding sequence ATGGGGTTTTATGCAGAAGTAAGACATAACTATGGAGTCGCGATGTCAGATGCCCTAAAGAGGTGGTCATCACTCAATTTGAAGCTTGCTGCCCATAGAAATCGAAGAATTTTTCTCCTGGAATGCAAGAGAAGAGGTTTAACACCAAAACACATGTCTGGCAACATGAATTACCTTCTCAATTCGGCATCAGACGCCATATCGTCAAGGCAGGCTCAGACAATGAGAGAGCGTTCTCTGCGACTCATCATCCAGTTCGAGATCACAGTCACAGTCACCAAAATCACAAGAATGGAAGATGAACAGTCCGGATTGTGGGAGAGTCTGGAGGGTTTTCTTCCACAGGAGATGCTTAGTCGGTTCAAACATTACCAACATAACAAATATACTAGATTTTTTACCACAATCAAGGAGAGTAATCTGAGGAAAGTGAGAGCTCTATCAGATGAACAACTCCATAAGTTAAGCCCACAGGACAGATGGGTAAGAAATATCAGCTCTACCACCATACCAGATAGAGTTATCAAATTCTTGGCACTCGGCCCCAAATTCAGTGTGGATGTCCCAGCCAGGAAGATACCCATGTCTAGGTTACTGTCAGACATAGAAAACATCATCAGCCTAAACGACACACTATCGGAAGAAGGAAGAAATTTCAAACGTGCACAAGCAACCAATGTAGTTACCAATTGTATCAAGTCCGGGAGGGGAACCAACAGCATATACCACAATGAATTTTTCCACTGCATGAAATACCTGAAACAACATCCAGGTTTGCTAGTTGTAAGAGCTGATAAGGGAAATGTGACAGTGCTAATGGATAAGACCCAATACAAAGAACTAGTGGACACATTACTACAGGATGAACAGTACTATAAACAACTAACTAGAGATCCCACCACGTCGATGCAGAATAAGTGCAATGCAGTGATCAAAAGTTTGGTGAACAAGGGCTACATAACACAGACCCAAGGAAAACGGCTGTACAACTACAACTCGGTCCCTGCGAGATTTCACGGATTACCAAAAATCCACAAGCCCACTCTCACAATCAGACCAATTATATCGTGTATCAATACCCCTTCCTCCAAACTGTCAGTGTTCATATCTGACATCCTATCTAAATATTTATCAGCCTCCAGCAGCATTTACTTCATCGAAGATTCTTTCTCATTTGCTGACCTCATCAATGATTTCCAGCTCCCTGACAACTACGTCATAATTAGTTTGGACGTTATATCACTGTTCAACAACATATCCTTAGACCTTGCGGTTTCAGCAATAGAGAGTAAATGGCAACTTATAAACAACCATACAACCATACCAAAGGAAGAATTCTTGAGCATAATCAATTTCCTGTTCACATCCAACTATTTTGTGTTCGATGGCATCTTCTACTTACAAATTCTTGGCTCACCCATGGGCTCCAACTCCAGCTCCCCAATTGCAGACATAGTTATGGACTTCATTTTGGACAACGTACTTTCTGATGTTCCTTTCCACATCCCCTTCATCAAGAAATATGTGGATGACATTATCTGCGCCGTGCCTGAAGAACAGGTGAACTACCTCCTTGAAAAGTTTAACAACCACCACCGGAGGGTGCAATTCACCCTAGAAAAAGAAACTGATAGAAGTGttccatttttggacacgaaggTAATCAGATTGCCTGACAACCGATTAATCTTAGATTGGTACCGCAAACCAACGAGCTCAGGGAGGTACATACACTACCTGTCCAACCACACACATGGACAGAAAGTAAATTTAGTATTGGGATTAAAAAACCGGATTCGACGAATCGCGCACCCCTCCTTGAGAACACAAAACCTTGAAATATTATTCCAATTGATGTTGGAAAATGGTTACCCCAGGGGTCTATTAAACAGATTAATTCACAGCTCCACTCATTCCGGACAGCCACGGAATGAACACAGGGGCGCATCCACCACAATAGATTTGAATCTAACTTACGCATCCTTACCATTGATCAAAGGCATGACAAATGCTCTGATAAGCCTTTTGAAGACCCCCAACATAAAGTTGATCCCCAAACCAGAGTTCAAGATTGACAGACTCCATAGTAGGATAAAAGATAGCGTAAGCACATTCCACAAAAGTGGAGTGATATATTCTGTTCCATGTTCGATGTGTAATGAAATCTATATTGGACAGACGTCGCAACAGCTTAAGAAGAGGTTGGCTCAACATAGAAGCGATATCAAGAACCCCAATAAGATATGTGCCTTGGCAGACCACAGCAGAGATAGAGACCACTTAATGGACTATGAGGCCACTAGGGTCCTAGATTGCGAACGCAATGGAGGAAAGCGTTCCTTTTTGGAAATGTACCACATCAAGCGCCACCCCAATGCCATGAATTACAGAAGAGATGTAAACCACATCAGCAGCATCTATTCCTACCTAATCCACTTCGACCAGGTCAATGAAGGTGACCTATCAAGACCACGAAGTGTATCCAGTGACGGAGTACTTTCTGACGGCAGCAGGTCAGGAATCGGTTAG